Genomic window (Rosa chinensis cultivar Old Blush chromosome 6, RchiOBHm-V2, whole genome shotgun sequence):
tcttatgtaagttctgttagactctggcctgtttaTTCATGGCTTTGTtatctaataaaatcaaatcctttcAAAAAAGGTCACACACCTCCAGTAACATACCATACCAATTACACTAAAACTTGATTCATATCTGTTGCTAGCAATATCAACATACTTAATTTTATCTTTTCCTGTTTTGATTATAtaacaacaaaaaattaaaataagagTCAAACTCAAGCCCTAAATGCTGCTTCTTCAGATTTATCTAGTTCGGGCAATGTTTTGGATGATATTAGGTTGGAATGACTACTGGTCCAAGAATGacatttacatatatttctaGGTTTTCAAATGTTGTTGCTCATAGATTGGCTAGCTTATCTTTTGAGAATGATCAACGTAAATTTgtagttgtttagttttttcattaaaaaataataataataataataatcaaacctttttttttcgatgacaaaaaaaataaaaaatcaaactcAAGACCTCCGAATAGACCTGTAAAtagaccggattttgatccggaccctcTTCAGATCCGTgactattggacgggtttggatcgaaagttttgatccgttaatgatccgaatccgttaacccgtttatttaactGATCAAATATGGATCTAGGTCGATCCGATCTATTAATGATCCGGCCCCTTTTTGTAAtaatagaatatttttttttattaatatattattattttttaaaaatataaaatataaaatatgaagaatttctaatacaaattttttgcagaaatctaagggacagtctatcacccaagattccaagaagcattaagaattttgataatgtaattctacttttggtgatacttttcatgttgttttaatattttattaatatcttatgaggtatcatgatataaatttaatattactatttaaaattttaaaatatttgaaattataacttATCGGATTAGCTGATCGGGTATACGTTAACCtagcggatacggatttggattgaGCTATCAACGATCCGcagggttaacggagcgggtttggatcgatttttttttttaagtaaacggatttggatttaggtcgatccgatccaaatccggttcatttacaggtctacctCTGAATGATCAAATTttctatttggacctctcttGATATTTTTGCACAACAAACTTCTAACTCTgcccatatttttttcttcccctTCTCCAACTTATACCTGCAAACCTATGTGGATGTGCTACGGTTCTctgaccccccccccccccctctcttctctctctctctctctcacacacacaccaaGATTAGCATCATTGGTGTGAAGCAAGATGTTTATGGCCGTAGGATTTTGATAAAAATCTCTCATCAATTTCACATGCACTCAATCATAATTAATTTTAAGAAACCCAGAGTATCAACCCTTGATTGTGATTAGTAATCTCAATCAAAAGACATAAGGAAAATCAAAATGATAATTGCAGAAGACCCAAACGGTTTGTACATATGAGGAGAGAAAGAAAGCTAATCCAAACGGTTTTGAAAGGGCTAACCCAGATGAGATTTAATTAACTAGGCAATACTTCATTAACAGCATGATTTCTACATACGAGGAGAGAAAGAAAGCTATGAGTGACCGAAAAGTAAAGAATCAAATGGTGTTGAATTGATTTTTCTTCCTTTCAGTTTATATAGGGGTAAAATagagattaattttttttcaaaaatcaagagaggtcTAAATAACAAATTTGGAGGTATGGATAGAACCACCCTAATTAATATTATTCAATATCTTATTGCAAAATTTGCCATAATTGGGCCATTTTAAATAGGTGTTCGCATTGTAGCCCACAGGCCGTAGCCCAGTAGCCCAAAAGCCTTGAATAAAGTAAGCACCGCAACGGATAAACATTAGTACGTTCATGATTTATGCATATGCATGGATCATAAATGACAAGGCAGATCATTCTCTCGCCACGTATTTGGCGGTGGAGTTTATATTGAGGAGTAATTTTGAAAAGTGGTCTTCGAGCTTATTATTGAGCTTAGAGAAATCTGCATACCGATCAAATTATTCAAGTAAAATTATCAAGTTATGGAAGAGGAGCGCGAGAAGCAAGTAAGAGAGGAGGTGCAGcggaaagagaaggagaaacaTGGCGTGATTTCAGATATGAAGCCACTTAACCGTGAGGCATACGGCGGTGGATTGTACGCTAACGAGAAGCATTATTCCGGCGAGGCCGCGGCGGAGGAAAAGCCACACTTGGGGAGGGCGAGCGACACCCAAAGCGCTGATGGACCTGTTGAACCTAGCCCGCCACCCAAGCATAAACCACCACCGTCCACGGGCGACCGAGACCTCGATATAACTGGCCAGACCTATATTCAGTAGCTAGGCTGTGGGATATTTATATGTAATATTATGTGATTGTATTACTTAGGGTTTTAGCTGGCTGTTTTTCCTTAATATATATCTCCATTTTCTCACGTCTGTTTCCATTTCATTGATATATATAATCTTCTGATTCTCTCTTgtatttctctcttttttttttagtaggaACTAGGAACGATGTTGGTTTTTGGAATAACAGACAACCTGAGCTAATTACTAAGCAATAAcggaatggaaaaaaaaaatattttttggtTTGGAAAACATGAAGGAATTATTGTCCGTGATAGTTGAGATCCCATAGCCAGGGGTGAAGCAGGTAAATAGATGGATGAGCGAGAGGCATGAATAAGTGTATGAAACATTAATGTGATGTACCAAAGACATATATAGAGTAATAGAGGAACATTTGAGACTTGGACGTACGTATGTGTTATTTGCttaaaattcattttctttacaACTGGACAATCAAAATCTGAACTACCTTACCAAATCTTTTAGACAAATGCACCTACCAATACCAAATTGCTTATTCACTTCTTAAACCTATCATAGGCGAATATTGGTGCTAacactaatttttcttttcttaaaccTATCATAGGTGGATTTTAGTGGGGACCAATGTACTAAAAGAGGCGCGCTTCAAAGCTTGAAAGGCGTCATTTTGCCTTCAAAACGCCTCTGTTTTGGTAGCTAGGCGCAAAGGTGCATAAAGCGTATGCTTAAGGCGCAAAATGCGCAAAAAGCGTGAAAAACGTGGTGAAA
Coding sequences:
- the LOC112171753 gene encoding uncharacterized protein LOC112171753, producing MEEEREKQVREEVQRKEKEKHGVISDMKPLNREAYGGGLYANEKHYSGEAAAEEKPHLGRASDTQSADGPVEPSPPPKHKPPPSTGDRDLDITGQTYIQ